Proteins co-encoded in one Prunus persica cultivar Lovell chromosome G6, Prunus_persica_NCBIv2, whole genome shotgun sequence genomic window:
- the LOC18775167 gene encoding alpha-ketoglutarate-dependent dioxygenase alkB homolog 6 isoform X4, with protein sequence MERTETIDNFKVGSLPTLIYIPDFITDNEQTMLLNKIYEAPVSKWKSLKNRRLQNWVTGGTVHEKGLLPQDLPSWLTKITYKIYEESGLFPLPINHVLINEYLPDQGIMAHQDGPAYYPVVAILSLRSPVVMDFTPHSRMTLCKSTCTNDVEDTNSDRGVIKIDTDKSMDEHHPFPVILMPCSLMIFKDTAYSDYLHAIKDSEVQCYDGAVNEVEALHGQVMNHASSQLDGPVDVMKTGDLKCIHRTTPRISLTCRLVPKVHKNVFRF encoded by the exons ATGGAAAGAACAGAGACTATAGATAATTTCAAAGTTGGATCTCTGCCGACTTTAATTTACATTCCTGACTTCATTACGGATAATGAACAAACCATGCTTCTAAAtaag ATATATGAAGCCCCTGTATCGAAGTGGAAATCTTTAAAGAATAGGAGGCTACAAAACTGGG TGACAGGCGGTACTGTCCATGAAAAGGGTCTTCTACCACAGGATT tGCCCTCATGGCTAACCAAGATTACATACAAGATATATGAAGAATCAGGGCTTTTTCCATTGCCAATTAATCATGTCCTTATCAATGAATACCTTCCTGACCAAGGCATAATG GCACACCAGGATGGGCCTGCTTATTATCCAGTTGTAGCAATCTTGTCCCTCAGGTCACCTGTTGTTATGGACTTTACTCCCCATTCAAGAATGACATTGTGTAAAAGCACATGCACAAATGATGTTGAGGATACAAATTCTGATAGGGGAGTTATTAAGATTGATACAGATAAGTCAATGGATGAACACCATCCTTTTCCTGTCATATTAATGCCGTGCAGCTTGATGATATTCAAAGATACAGCATACTCGG ATTACTTGCATGCTATCAAAGACAGTGAGGTACAATGTTATGATGGG GCTGTAAACGAAGTAGAAGCTCTACATGGGCAAGTTATGAATCATGCTTCGTCACAATTGGATGGACCTGTTGATGTAATGAAAACTGGGGACCTCAAGTGTATTCATAGAACTACCCCTAGAATTTCATTGACATGTCGATTAGTTCCGAAAGTTCATAAAAATGTGTTCAGGTTTTAG
- the LOC18775167 gene encoding alpha-ketoglutarate-dependent dioxygenase alkB homolog 6 isoform X1, whose product MKSLNFLKTQTIKHKSRTTPFVTNKNRVVFFIREPEPPSATHLCNSSSTTQCVPQSCNLPFAISGGLRSSHSTRCALITPFKTLESKGACQMDRFVHLVGSCAWSLIYLACKLDLLPQRMERTETIDNFKVGSLPTLIYIPDFITDNEQTMLLNKIYEAPVSKWKSLKNRRLQNWVTGGTVHEKGLLPQDLPSWLTKITYKIYEESGLFPLPINHVLINEYLPDQGIMAHQDGPAYYPVVAILSLRSPVVMDFTPHSRMTLCKSTCTNDVEDTNSDRGVIKIDTDKSMDEHHPFPVILMPCSLMIFKDTAYSDYLHAIKDSEVQCYDGAVNEVEALHGQVMNHASSQLDGPVDVMKTGDLKCIHRTTPRISLTCRLVPKVHKNVFRF is encoded by the exons atgaagagtttgaattttttaaaaacacaaaccatTAAACATAAATCAAGGACGACGCCGTTTGtgacaaataaaaatagggTTGTCTTCTTCATTCGTGAACCAGAGCCTCCATCAGCGACACACCTCTGCAACTCCTCCTCTACAACACAGTGTGTGCCTCAATCGTGTAACTTGCCATTTGCGATTTCAGGAGGCCTCAGATCGTCGCACTCAACGAGATGCGCCTTGATAACACCTTTTAAAACGCTAGAGAGCAAAGGGGCGTGTCAAATGGATCGGTTTGTGCATttg GTTGGGAGCTGCGCTTGGAGCCTCATTTATTTGGCCTGCAAGCTTGATTTACTTCCCCAG AGAATGGAAAGAACAGAGACTATAGATAATTTCAAAGTTGGATCTCTGCCGACTTTAATTTACATTCCTGACTTCATTACGGATAATGAACAAACCATGCTTCTAAAtaag ATATATGAAGCCCCTGTATCGAAGTGGAAATCTTTAAAGAATAGGAGGCTACAAAACTGGG TGACAGGCGGTACTGTCCATGAAAAGGGTCTTCTACCACAGGATT tGCCCTCATGGCTAACCAAGATTACATACAAGATATATGAAGAATCAGGGCTTTTTCCATTGCCAATTAATCATGTCCTTATCAATGAATACCTTCCTGACCAAGGCATAATG GCACACCAGGATGGGCCTGCTTATTATCCAGTTGTAGCAATCTTGTCCCTCAGGTCACCTGTTGTTATGGACTTTACTCCCCATTCAAGAATGACATTGTGTAAAAGCACATGCACAAATGATGTTGAGGATACAAATTCTGATAGGGGAGTTATTAAGATTGATACAGATAAGTCAATGGATGAACACCATCCTTTTCCTGTCATATTAATGCCGTGCAGCTTGATGATATTCAAAGATACAGCATACTCGG ATTACTTGCATGCTATCAAAGACAGTGAGGTACAATGTTATGATGGG GCTGTAAACGAAGTAGAAGCTCTACATGGGCAAGTTATGAATCATGCTTCGTCACAATTGGATGGACCTGTTGATGTAATGAAAACTGGGGACCTCAAGTGTATTCATAGAACTACCCCTAGAATTTCATTGACATGTCGATTAGTTCCGAAAGTTCATAAAAATGTGTTCAGGTTTTAG
- the LOC18775167 gene encoding alpha-ketoglutarate-dependent dioxygenase alkB homolog 6 isoform X2: MDRFVHLVGSCAWSLIYLACKLDLLPQRMERTETIDNFKVGSLPTLIYIPDFITDNEQTMLLNKIYEAPVSKWKSLKNRRLQNWGGTVHEKGLLPQDLPSWLTKITYKIYEESGLFPLPINHVLINEYLPDQGIMAHQDGPAYYPVVAILSLRSPVVMDFTPHSRMTLCKSTCTNDVEDTNSDRGVIKIDTDKSMDEHHPFPVILMPCSLMIFKDTAYSDYLHAIKDSEVQCYDGAVNEVEALHGQVMNHASSQLDGPVDVMKTGDLKCIHRTTPRISLTCRLVPKVHKNVFRF, encoded by the exons ATGGATCGGTTTGTGCATttg GTTGGGAGCTGCGCTTGGAGCCTCATTTATTTGGCCTGCAAGCTTGATTTACTTCCCCAG AGAATGGAAAGAACAGAGACTATAGATAATTTCAAAGTTGGATCTCTGCCGACTTTAATTTACATTCCTGACTTCATTACGGATAATGAACAAACCATGCTTCTAAAtaag ATATATGAAGCCCCTGTATCGAAGTGGAAATCTTTAAAGAATAGGAGGCTACAAAACTGGG GCGGTACTGTCCATGAAAAGGGTCTTCTACCACAGGATT tGCCCTCATGGCTAACCAAGATTACATACAAGATATATGAAGAATCAGGGCTTTTTCCATTGCCAATTAATCATGTCCTTATCAATGAATACCTTCCTGACCAAGGCATAATG GCACACCAGGATGGGCCTGCTTATTATCCAGTTGTAGCAATCTTGTCCCTCAGGTCACCTGTTGTTATGGACTTTACTCCCCATTCAAGAATGACATTGTGTAAAAGCACATGCACAAATGATGTTGAGGATACAAATTCTGATAGGGGAGTTATTAAGATTGATACAGATAAGTCAATGGATGAACACCATCCTTTTCCTGTCATATTAATGCCGTGCAGCTTGATGATATTCAAAGATACAGCATACTCGG ATTACTTGCATGCTATCAAAGACAGTGAGGTACAATGTTATGATGGG GCTGTAAACGAAGTAGAAGCTCTACATGGGCAAGTTATGAATCATGCTTCGTCACAATTGGATGGACCTGTTGATGTAATGAAAACTGGGGACCTCAAGTGTATTCATAGAACTACCCCTAGAATTTCATTGACATGTCGATTAGTTCCGAAAGTTCATAAAAATGTGTTCAGGTTTTAG
- the LOC18775167 gene encoding alpha-ketoglutarate-dependent dioxygenase alkB homolog 6 isoform X3 produces MKSLNFLKTQTIKHKSRTTPFVTNKNRVVFFIREPEPPSATHLCNSSSTTQCVPQSCNLPFAISGGLRSSHSTRCALITPFKTLESKGACQMDRFVHLVGSCAWSLIYLACKLDLLPQRMERTETIDNFKVGSLPTLIYIPDFITDNEQTMLLNKIYEAPVSKWKSLKNRRLQNWVPSWLTKITYKIYEESGLFPLPINHVLINEYLPDQGIMAHQDGPAYYPVVAILSLRSPVVMDFTPHSRMTLCKSTCTNDVEDTNSDRGVIKIDTDKSMDEHHPFPVILMPCSLMIFKDTAYSDYLHAIKDSEVQCYDGAVNEVEALHGQVMNHASSQLDGPVDVMKTGDLKCIHRTTPRISLTCRLVPKVHKNVFRF; encoded by the exons atgaagagtttgaattttttaaaaacacaaaccatTAAACATAAATCAAGGACGACGCCGTTTGtgacaaataaaaatagggTTGTCTTCTTCATTCGTGAACCAGAGCCTCCATCAGCGACACACCTCTGCAACTCCTCCTCTACAACACAGTGTGTGCCTCAATCGTGTAACTTGCCATTTGCGATTTCAGGAGGCCTCAGATCGTCGCACTCAACGAGATGCGCCTTGATAACACCTTTTAAAACGCTAGAGAGCAAAGGGGCGTGTCAAATGGATCGGTTTGTGCATttg GTTGGGAGCTGCGCTTGGAGCCTCATTTATTTGGCCTGCAAGCTTGATTTACTTCCCCAG AGAATGGAAAGAACAGAGACTATAGATAATTTCAAAGTTGGATCTCTGCCGACTTTAATTTACATTCCTGACTTCATTACGGATAATGAACAAACCATGCTTCTAAAtaag ATATATGAAGCCCCTGTATCGAAGTGGAAATCTTTAAAGAATAGGAGGCTACAAAACTGGG tGCCCTCATGGCTAACCAAGATTACATACAAGATATATGAAGAATCAGGGCTTTTTCCATTGCCAATTAATCATGTCCTTATCAATGAATACCTTCCTGACCAAGGCATAATG GCACACCAGGATGGGCCTGCTTATTATCCAGTTGTAGCAATCTTGTCCCTCAGGTCACCTGTTGTTATGGACTTTACTCCCCATTCAAGAATGACATTGTGTAAAAGCACATGCACAAATGATGTTGAGGATACAAATTCTGATAGGGGAGTTATTAAGATTGATACAGATAAGTCAATGGATGAACACCATCCTTTTCCTGTCATATTAATGCCGTGCAGCTTGATGATATTCAAAGATACAGCATACTCGG ATTACTTGCATGCTATCAAAGACAGTGAGGTACAATGTTATGATGGG GCTGTAAACGAAGTAGAAGCTCTACATGGGCAAGTTATGAATCATGCTTCGTCACAATTGGATGGACCTGTTGATGTAATGAAAACTGGGGACCTCAAGTGTATTCATAGAACTACCCCTAGAATTTCATTGACATGTCGATTAGTTCCGAAAGTTCATAAAAATGTGTTCAGGTTTTAG
- the LOC18775169 gene encoding L-ascorbate oxidase homolog, translating into MSGMMLMLLLCLSVGTISVVHCGNPYLFFTWNVTYGTLSPLGVPQQVILINGQFPGPNINSTTNDNIVLNVFNNLDEPFLVTWNGIQQRKNSWQDGTLGTMCPIPPGTNYTYQFQVKDQIGSYMYYPITAMHKAGGAFGGLRVNSRLLIPVPYADPEDDYTVLIGDWYTKSHTQLKKLLDSGRSMARPDGVLINGKSSKGDGKDEPLFVMKPGKTYKYRICNVGLKNSLNFRIQGHSMKLVELEGSHTVQNTYDSMDVHLGQCFSVLVTADKDPKDYYMVASTRFTKSVLTGKGIIRYENGKGPASPELPKAPVGWAWSLNQFRSFRWNLTASAARPNPQGSYHYGKINISRTIKLVNSASKVDGKLRYAINGISHVDSETPLKLADYYKVWDKVFKPDTMKDTPPATAADKITMVTNVVNITIKDFVEIIFENPEKSLQTWHLDGYSFFSVASEPGTWTPAKRSNYNLLDAVSRYSVQVFPKSWAAIMLTFDNAGMWNIRSDQPERRYLGQQFYVDVENIARSLRNEYNMPDNALVCGIVKDMPKPAPYSM; encoded by the exons ATGTCTGGGATGATGCTTATGCTGCTGCTGTGCCTCTCAGTTGGGACAATTTCGGTTGTCCACTGTGGGAACCCTTACCTTTTTTTCACATGGAATGTCACCTATGGAACCCTCTCTCCTCTGGGAGTTCCCCAGCAAGTCATTCTCATAAATGGCCAATTTCCTGGACCCAACATCAACTCCACCACCAACGACAACATCGTGCTCAACGTCTTCAATAACCTTGACGAGCCATTCCTTGTGACATG GAACGGTATCCAGCAGAGGAAAAATTCATGGCAAGATGGAACCCTTGGAACCATGTGCCCCATTCCCCCTGGTACGAACTACACCTACCAATTCCAAGTGAAGGACCAGATCGGGAGCTACATGTACTATCCCATAACTGCCATGCATAAGGCAGGCGGTGCCTTCGGTGGCCTCCGCGTGAACAGTCGCCTGCTCATTCCCGTGCCTTATGCCGATCCAGAGGATGACTACACTGTCCTCATCGGTGACTGGTATACCAAAAGCCACACCCAACTAAAGAAATTATTGGACAGCGGTCGTTCCATGGCCAGGCCAGATGGGGTCCTCATCAACGGCAAATCTTCAAAGGGAGATGGCAAAGACGAGCCCCTCTTCGTCATGAAGCCCGGCAAGACCTACAAGTACAGGATCTGCAACGTGGGGCTCAAGAACTCCCTCAACTTCAGGATCCAAGGACACTCCATGAAGCTTGTTGAATTGGAGGGCTCCCACACAGTCCAAAACACCTACGACTCCATGGATGTGCATCTCGGGCAATGTTTCTCCGTGCTTGTGACTGCCGACAAGGACCCCAAGGACTACTACATGGTGGCTTCCACCCGTTTCACCAAGAGCGTGCTCACCGGCAAAGGCATCATCCGCTACGAAAATGGCAAGGGCCCTGCCTCGCCTGAACTCCCCAAGGCCCCCGTAGGATGGGCCTGGTCTCTTAACCAGTTCCGCTCCTTCCGCTGGAACCTCACTGCCAGTGCTGCCAGGCCTAATCCTCAGGGCTCCTACCACTATGGTAAGATTAACATCAGCCGCACCATCAAGCTCGTCAACTCCGCCAGCAAGGTGGACGGCAAGCTTCGCTATGCCATCAACGGAATCTCCCACGTGGACTCTGAAACTCCCCTCAAGCTGGCTGACTACTATAAAGTTTGGGACAAAGTCTTCAAGCCCGATACCATGAAGGATACTCCCCCAGCCACAGCGGCAGACAAGATCACAATGGTAACCAATGTTGTCAACATAACCATAAAAGATTTCGTTGAGATCATCTTTGAGAACCCGGAGAAGAGCCTTCAGACATGGCATTTGGATGGATACTCCTTTTTTTCCGTCGC CTCGGAGCCCGGCACGTGGACCCCAGCAAAGAGAAGCAACTACAATCTCCTTGACGCTGTGAGCAGGTACAGTGTCCAAGTGTTCCCCAAATCCTGGGCTGCCATCATGTTGACATTCGACAACGCCGGAATGTGGAACATAAGGTCTGACCAACCGGAGAGGCGCTACCTAGGACAGCAGTTTTACGTGGACGTTGAAAATATTGCACGCTCCCTCAGAAACGAGTACAACATGCCAGACAATGCCCTTGTCTGTGGCATCGTTAAGGACATGCCCAAGCCCGCACCGTACAGCATGTAA